In the genome of Ignavibacteriales bacterium, one region contains:
- the radC gene encoding DNA repair protein RadC, translated as MLKVKDLPLDDRPREKLMLRGPQNLSDAELIAILLRTGRKGKSVVNIALDLINQEGNLSRLANKSLASLKKTDGIGNDKAATLLAAFEISRRIQTQVKWLFDVKVTSPKDVADIYMPLLRDEMKELFYILCLSSSNKIIRAEKISMGSLNASLVHPREIFKVAIENSSASIICIHNHPSGNPEPSNEDISITRKLVEAGKLLDIPLFDHIIIAGNTYTSFVERRLI; from the coding sequence ATCCTTAAAGTAAAAGATCTCCCGCTTGACGACAGACCGCGCGAAAAATTAATGCTTCGCGGACCTCAAAATTTATCCGATGCTGAACTTATTGCCATACTGTTAAGAACCGGAAGAAAAGGTAAATCGGTTGTTAATATTGCTCTTGACCTGATTAACCAGGAAGGGAACCTTTCAAGACTTGCAAACAAATCTTTAGCATCGTTAAAAAAAACTGACGGTATAGGCAATGATAAAGCTGCAACATTGTTAGCTGCATTTGAAATCAGTCGAAGAATTCAGACGCAGGTTAAGTGGTTGTTTGATGTTAAGGTCACTTCACCAAAAGATGTGGCGGATATTTACATGCCTTTGCTTCGTGATGAAATGAAGGAACTGTTTTATATCCTATGTTTAAGTTCTTCAAACAAAATAATAAGAGCAGAAAAAATTTCGATGGGCAGTTTAAATGCAAGTCTTGTTCATCCGCGTGAAATATTCAAAGTGGCAATTGAAAATAGTTCTGCAAGCATTATCTGCATACACAATCACCCGAGTGGAAATCCTGAACCGAGCAATGAAGATATCTCTATCACCCGTAAATTAGTCGAAGCCGGTAAGTTGCTTGACATTCCATTGTTTGATCACATAATAATTGCAGGTAACACTTATACAAGTTTTGTTGAGAGAAGACTGATCTGA
- the accC gene encoding acetyl-CoA carboxylase biotin carboxylase subunit — translation MFKKILIANRGEIALRIIRSCKELGISTVAVYSEADRDSLHVTFADEAVCIGPPLGRESYLKIPAIISAAQITGADAIHPGYGFLAENANFSEICTESNIKFIGPSPEMINAMGDKAFAKDTMKKNGVPVIPGSDGVVTDADEGKRIASEIGFPVIIKASAGGGGKGMRIVWEESEFDKAYLTAKTEAESAFSNADVYIEKFVENPRHVEIQILGDTFGNVYHYGERDCSVQRRHQKLIEESPSPAIDEDIRNKMGETAILGGKAVNYEGAGTIEFLLDKNKNFYFMEMNTRIQVEHPVTEMVYGVDLVRQQILVAAGEKIETLPQKPTGHSIEFRINAEDPEHSFRPSPGKIQSLHFPGGYGVRVDSHIYQSYSIPPNYDSLIAKLIVWGKNREHAIARGRRALEEFTVEGIKTTIPFHLKVLEDERFLSGNFDTGFLEGFLK, via the coding sequence TTGTTTAAAAAAATTTTGATCGCCAATCGAGGCGAAATAGCACTCAGAATAATCAGATCATGCAAGGAACTGGGAATAAGCACAGTTGCTGTATATTCTGAGGCTGACAGGGACTCTCTTCACGTTACATTTGCTGATGAAGCAGTTTGTATCGGACCTCCGCTAGGACGAGAAAGTTATCTTAAAATTCCCGCAATAATTTCTGCTGCACAAATTACCGGTGCAGATGCTATACATCCCGGTTATGGATTCCTTGCTGAGAATGCAAACTTTTCTGAAATCTGTACTGAATCAAACATAAAGTTTATCGGTCCTTCCCCTGAAATGATTAATGCGATGGGTGATAAAGCATTTGCAAAAGACACGATGAAAAAAAATGGAGTTCCGGTTATACCCGGAAGTGATGGTGTTGTAACAGATGCTGATGAAGGAAAGAGAATTGCCTCTGAAATCGGGTTCCCGGTAATTATCAAAGCATCTGCCGGCGGCGGCGGTAAAGGTATGCGTATTGTCTGGGAGGAGAGTGAATTTGATAAGGCTTACCTCACGGCAAAGACAGAAGCAGAATCCGCATTCAGTAACGCCGATGTATATATAGAAAAATTTGTTGAAAATCCCCGCCACGTTGAGATACAGATTCTTGGCGATACATTCGGTAATGTTTATCACTACGGTGAAAGGGACTGCTCGGTTCAAAGAAGACATCAGAAATTAATTGAAGAATCACCATCGCCTGCAATCGACGAAGATATCCGTAATAAAATGGGTGAGACAGCCATTCTCGGCGGTAAGGCAGTTAATTATGAAGGTGCCGGAACAATTGAATTCCTGTTGGATAAAAATAAAAATTTCTATTTCATGGAAATGAATACCAGGATACAGGTTGAACATCCGGTAACCGAAATGGTTTACGGTGTCGATCTTGTGCGTCAGCAGATTCTGGTTGCTGCAGGTGAAAAAATAGAAACACTTCCCCAAAAGCCCACAGGACACAGTATAGAGTTTAGGATCAATGCAGAGGATCCCGAACATTCCTTCAGACCTTCGCCCGGTAAAATACAGTCATTGCATTTCCCCGGCGGTTATGGCGTAAGAGTTGACTCACATATTTATCAGTCATATTCAATTCCGCCTAATTATGATTCACTGATTGCAAAATTAATTGTCTGGGGAAAAAACAGGGAACACGCTATTGCCCGCGGCAGAAGGGCGCTTGAAGAGTTTACAGTTGAGGGGATAAAAACAACCATACCATTCCACCTCAAAGTACTGGAAGATGAAAGATTTTTAAGTGGTAATTTTGATACCGGCTTTCTTGAGGGATTTCTAAAATAA
- the gcvH gene encoding glycine cleavage system protein GcvH encodes MNFPENLKYTKDHEWVLVEGSNGTIGVTEYAQSELGDVVFVDIDPNVSAITKGQSFGTIEAVKTVSDIYAPCNGTVVEINKLLADSPETINTDPYGQGWMVKIKISDLNDLNDLLDSSAYKQLIGQ; translated from the coding sequence ATGAATTTTCCTGAAAATCTCAAATACACAAAAGATCATGAATGGGTGCTTGTGGAAGGCAGCAACGGAACAATTGGTGTGACCGAATACGCTCAAAGTGAACTTGGTGATGTCGTTTTCGTTGACATCGATCCGAACGTTAGTGCAATTACAAAAGGGCAGTCATTCGGAACAATTGAAGCAGTAAAAACAGTGAGTGATATTTATGCACCGTGCAATGGTACTGTTGTAGAAATTAATAAACTGCTTGCAGATAGTCCTGAAACCATTAACACAGATCCTTACGGTCAGGGTTGGATGGTAAAAATAAAAATTTCTGATTTAAATGATTTGAATGATTTGCTGGACAGCAGCGCATACAAACAATTAATCGGGCAATAA
- the efp gene encoding elongation factor P, producing MADTSDFRNGLIIKFKNDLYTIVEFQHVKPGKGGAFVRSLLKNLKTGKVLDNTFRSGESVDVVRVERRKYQYLYREGEFLVCMDNDTYEQINVPAALFGDGLEYLKESEEVEILFNGSEIITVEQPVFAYLKVIETEPGFKGNTATGALKPAKLETGSTLNVPLFINVDDVLKVDTRTGEYVERVKT from the coding sequence ATGGCAGATACATCAGATTTCAGAAATGGCTTAATTATAAAATTTAAGAATGATCTTTATACAATTGTTGAATTTCAACACGTAAAACCGGGTAAAGGCGGGGCTTTTGTCCGGTCACTCCTGAAAAATCTTAAAACCGGTAAAGTCCTTGATAATACATTCAGATCAGGCGAATCCGTTGATGTGGTTAGGGTTGAAAGAAGAAAATATCAATACCTTTACCGTGAAGGTGAGTTTCTTGTTTGTATGGATAACGATACTTACGAACAAATAAATGTTCCTGCGGCGTTGTTTGGAGATGGACTTGAGTATTTAAAAGAATCGGAAGAAGTAGAAATACTTTTTAACGGAAGTGAAATAATTACAGTTGAACAACCAGTCTTCGCTTATCTTAAAGTAATCGAGACTGAACCCGGCTTTAAAGGAAATACCGCAACAGGTGCTCTTAAACCTGCTAAATTAGAAACCGGCTCTACTCTTAATGTACCTCTGTTTATCAATGTCGATGACGTTTTAAAAGTGGATACAAGAACCGGCGAATATGTTGAACGTGTTAAAACTTGA
- a CDS encoding tyrosine-type recombinase/integrase: MRKSFLFKRGKYYQLQYFDETEQRIKRISTKCKMKTDAIKFLSQFNEKKLSQPELKYISLSQFLDEYLNYVKQNLSVKYYNDVHTTFKRMKETFGEIPLNKLTGYNLEQFLTATYQVSKYACKHHFNNLRSAFNKAIQWGYLEVNPMQKIKTPKLPQNNPIFINEIELNQILNYLTKKEFTDIYLLAFHTGMRLGEIVNLRWNQIQLNERVIRVLNTDEFTTKGKKERVIPINSKLYSILINRLPKVINLSGNDLLFHNNGIKLNGDFVSKKFKEAIRKASIEININSQLHMHDLRHSFASNLAKKGVSLYIIKELLGHRDIKTTQIYAHLTIDSLREAVRVLEA, translated from the coding sequence ATGAGAAAATCATTCTTATTCAAGCGAGGCAAATATTATCAACTTCAATACTTTGATGAAACCGAGCAAAGAATCAAAAGAATTTCAACCAAGTGTAAGATGAAAACAGACGCTATTAAATTTTTAAGTCAGTTCAATGAAAAGAAACTTTCACAACCGGAACTAAAATACATTTCGTTAAGTCAATTCCTTGATGAGTATTTGAACTACGTCAAACAAAACCTATCTGTTAAGTATTACAATGATGTACACACAACATTTAAAAGAATGAAAGAGACCTTTGGCGAAATACCATTGAATAAATTAACCGGATACAATCTTGAGCAATTTTTAACAGCAACCTACCAAGTGAGTAAGTATGCCTGTAAACATCATTTTAATAACCTTAGAAGTGCATTTAATAAAGCGATTCAATGGGGATATTTAGAGGTTAATCCAATGCAAAAAATTAAAACTCCAAAACTCCCGCAGAACAACCCGATTTTTATTAATGAGATTGAACTAAATCAAATTTTAAACTATCTGACAAAAAAAGAATTTACCGACATTTACCTTTTAGCATTTCATACCGGAATGAGATTAGGTGAAATTGTAAACCTTAGATGGAATCAAATACAACTAAACGAAAGAGTGATAAGGGTTTTAAATACGGATGAATTCACAACCAAAGGAAAAAAGGAAAGGGTGATTCCAATAAATTCAAAACTATATTCAATCCTGATTAATAGACTGCCTAAAGTTATAAATCTAAGTGGTAATGATTTGTTATTTCACAACAATGGAATAAAACTAAATGGGGATTTTGTAAGTAAAAAATTCAAAGAAGCAATAAGAAAAGCATCAATTGAGATAAACATAAATTCACAATTGCACATGCATGATTTGCGTCATAGCTTCGCTTCTAATCTTGCCAAAAAAGGTGTTTCACTATACATCATTAAAGAGCTTTTAGGGCATAGAGACATAAAGACCACACAAATATATGCCCACCTTACAATTGATTCCCTGAGAGAAGCAGTAAGGGTATTAGAAGCCTAA
- a CDS encoding tetratricopeptide repeat protein has protein sequence MEEKLKIEHKLKQAEEFEANGKFLHAIQVYTSLIEQYPQLTEAIFCLADLYQKLNNINSASSLISLMIENDPDNIEKRMFAGQFFLKNSLWNEAIDVLELVMAEEDGYVSYLRGFAYYKLNEFELSKINFLNYVIRETDSSLKHEGYLFLAKNCIELKDYHSAENFLKKIESVYSSYWEYQYLFGLVYKNIGMLEHAIVCAEKAIKLNSKNAEAFALAGQLQLISGDYKKAERRFYKCLELKDDFSADIYTGLAEVCLKSDNLKEALAYYNTALKLDPQNNTAQKGKAAAEHKLNNVSSDG, from the coding sequence GTGGAAGAAAAATTAAAAATAGAACACAAACTTAAACAGGCGGAAGAATTTGAAGCTAACGGGAAGTTTCTTCATGCCATTCAGGTTTATACATCGTTAATTGAACAATACCCTCAACTGACTGAAGCCATATTTTGTCTCGCCGACTTATATCAGAAATTGAATAATATTAATTCTGCTTCAAGTCTGATATCGCTTATGATAGAGAATGACCCGGACAACATAGAAAAAAGAATGTTCGCGGGGCAGTTCTTTCTAAAAAACAGTCTTTGGAATGAAGCCATAGATGTCCTGGAATTAGTTATGGCTGAAGAAGATGGATATGTCTCATACCTTCGCGGATTTGCATATTATAAGTTGAATGAATTTGAATTAAGCAAAATAAATTTTCTCAATTATGTTATTCGCGAAACCGATTCATCTTTAAAACACGAGGGATATTTATTCCTGGCAAAAAACTGTATTGAATTGAAGGACTATCATTCAGCAGAAAATTTCCTAAAGAAAATTGAATCAGTTTATTCTTCATACTGGGAGTACCAATACTTGTTTGGATTGGTTTACAAGAACATAGGGATGCTAGAGCATGCTATTGTGTGTGCAGAAAAAGCTATTAAGCTCAACTCAAAAAATGCTGAAGCGTTTGCGCTTGCAGGACAATTGCAGTTGATCTCGGGTGATTATAAAAAAGCGGAACGAAGATTTTATAAATGTTTAGAACTTAAAGATGATTTTTCTGCTGATATTTATACCGGGCTGGCAGAAGTCTGTTTGAAATCCGATAATCTCAAAGAAGCACTGGCATACTATAACACCGCATTAAAACTTGATCCGCAGAATAATACTGCGCAGAAGGGTAAAGCTGCCGCCGAACATAAACTTAACAATGTGAGTTCTGATGGTTAA
- a CDS encoding penicillin-binding protein activator, which yields MVKILQVIFLILSFSSIAFNQVNPAGDFSKAVALYEQEKFDDALILFNQILNDPEAGNAHQSATIFKSKILLSKKKYFESEKLLKDFINSSPEGSYKDEARLTLAKNLYEQTFYYPAFNELVRLLNQTNSALYKTDAEKYAELIALTHLDPVQVKPIAETSETKIKPFLFLLLAKMYEKNGLISESYNVFHKLVEEFPFSNEAVLANKLLQENKSLKSGECSIGILLPLAKKITEGSTSTLAWEVLEGIKYATDEFNRTNDSKIGLVVRSTTETEQIKNITEEFSANESVKIVLGPIFSNEVISVLSALKRKDIPVISPTATDDELVALNKNFFQANPGFTQRGIIMANYIYNVEGKKRIAVINSIEGYSPIIASAFVEEFKRLGGKIILRETYKYGTTISSAGLEKLREYKNSLDGIFVPLSDKSDAPFILSGLVQNEIDLPLYGNQDWMQAKGFETSTTLSNKLVFTSDYFIEYSDPDYQTFSKEFSEKTKMELNRNVLYGYDTAKYLLTVISNTISDRKKICDKMESGIRISGYHNYISFDKKHVNRNLNIVKYNNGIFELIDRYELK from the coding sequence ATGGTTAAAATTTTACAGGTTATTTTTCTGATACTCAGTTTCTCTTCTATCGCGTTTAACCAGGTAAATCCCGCCGGTGATTTTAGCAAAGCAGTTGCATTGTATGAACAAGAAAAATTTGATGATGCTCTCATCCTCTTCAACCAGATATTAAATGATCCTGAAGCCGGGAATGCTCATCAGTCAGCCACAATATTCAAAAGCAAAATATTACTTTCTAAGAAAAAATATTTTGAATCAGAAAAACTTTTAAAAGATTTTATCAATTCATCTCCTGAAGGATCATATAAAGATGAAGCAAGATTAACACTCGCTAAAAATCTTTATGAACAAACATTTTACTATCCTGCTTTTAATGAATTAGTACGTTTACTAAATCAGACAAACTCTGCGCTTTATAAAACTGATGCAGAAAAGTACGCTGAATTGATTGCGTTAACTCATCTTGACCCGGTCCAGGTAAAACCAATTGCTGAAACGTCGGAAACTAAAATCAAACCATTCCTGTTTTTACTTCTCGCAAAGATGTATGAAAAAAATGGATTGATTTCAGAATCGTATAATGTATTTCATAAATTAGTTGAAGAATTTCCATTCTCAAATGAAGCTGTTTTAGCTAATAAATTGTTGCAGGAAAATAAATCTTTAAAGTCGGGTGAATGTTCTATTGGAATTTTATTACCTCTCGCAAAAAAAATAACGGAAGGAAGTACTTCAACACTCGCCTGGGAAGTGCTTGAGGGCATTAAGTATGCAACAGATGAATTCAATAGAACCAATGACTCAAAAATTGGATTGGTTGTACGCAGTACAACAGAGACAGAGCAAATCAAAAATATTACTGAAGAATTTTCCGCAAATGAATCAGTCAAAATTGTTTTAGGTCCTATCTTTAGCAATGAGGTCATATCAGTTTTAAGTGCACTCAAAAGAAAAGATATACCAGTTATTTCACCAACCGCAACAGATGATGAACTTGTAGCTCTGAACAAAAATTTTTTCCAGGCAAATCCGGGTTTTACGCAACGCGGGATTATAATGGCAAACTATATTTATAATGTTGAAGGAAAAAAGAGAATTGCTGTTATCAATTCTATCGAAGGCTACTCACCGATAATTGCTTCTGCATTTGTTGAAGAATTTAAAAGACTCGGCGGAAAAATAATCCTGAGAGAGACATACAAGTATGGAACGACAATAAGTTCAGCGGGTTTGGAGAAACTTAGAGAATATAAGAATTCACTTGATGGTATATTTGTTCCTTTATCGGATAAATCTGATGCCCCGTTTATACTTTCAGGACTGGTGCAAAATGAAATTGATCTTCCGCTGTATGGAAACCAGGACTGGATGCAGGCTAAAGGTTTTGAAACATCAACAACGTTAAGCAATAAATTAGTATTCACTTCAGATTATTTTATTGAATATTCTGATCCCGACTATCAGACTTTCAGCAAAGAATTCTCAGAAAAAACAAAAATGGAATTGAACAGGAATGTCCTTTATGGTTATGATACAGCTAAATACCTTTTAACCGTGATTTCAAACACAATTTCTGACAGAAAAAAAATCTGTGATAAAATGGAATCCGGGATTAGAATATCAGGTTATCATAACTATATTTCGTTTGATAAAAAACATGTAAACAGAAACCTCAACATTGTAAAATACAATAACGGAATTTTTGAACTCATAGACAGGTATGAACTGAAATAA
- the guaA gene encoding glutamine-hydrolyzing GMP synthase, translating into MIHNETILIVDFGSQYTQLITRRVREANVYSEIHAHTISLGEVKKLNPMGIILSGGPMSVYDKDAPAIDPEIIKLGVPVLGICYGLQFICKTFGGIVEPAKDREYGKAPLVVTKESSLFKDVKKDSTVWMSHGDYLSGVPAGYKILAESSHSPLCAISNEEQKIYGVQFHPEVVHTEEGKKIIHNFLFEICGCSASWTSKNFISGCIEEIKIKADNSKVICALSGGVDSTVAAVLVKKAIGENLLCVHIDTGLMRKDESEKISKLFKENLHLNYQHVDASEIFLQRLKGVTDPEQKRKIIGTTFIDVFESEAKKISGAEYLVQGTLYPDVIESVSVKGSSVTIKSHHNVGGLPEKMNLKLIEPFRELFKDEVRAVGRELNIPEEFIERHPFPGPGLAVRILSDITKAKLDILRDADDIFISEIKSAGLYNHIWQAFAVLLPVQTVGVMGDLRTYENVLALRAVTSVDGMTADWFRFDSEFLADVSNKIINRVRGINRVVYDISSKPPATIEWE; encoded by the coding sequence ATGATACATAACGAAACAATATTGATTGTCGACTTCGGTTCACAATACACTCAGCTCATCACACGCCGGGTACGTGAAGCAAATGTTTATTCCGAAATTCATGCCCACACAATTTCACTTGGAGAAGTAAAGAAATTAAATCCAATGGGGATTATCCTTTCCGGCGGACCAATGAGTGTTTATGATAAGGACGCGCCGGCAATTGACCCGGAAATAATTAAACTCGGTGTGCCGGTACTTGGTATTTGTTATGGGCTTCAATTTATTTGCAAAACATTTGGCGGCATTGTTGAACCTGCTAAGGACAGGGAATACGGCAAAGCTCCGCTGGTTGTTACCAAAGAATCATCACTATTTAAAGATGTTAAGAAAGACTCAACCGTATGGATGAGTCATGGTGATTATTTATCGGGTGTTCCTGCCGGATACAAAATATTAGCTGAATCATCGCATTCACCATTATGCGCAATTTCAAATGAAGAACAAAAAATTTACGGGGTTCAATTTCATCCGGAGGTTGTTCATACTGAAGAAGGCAAAAAAATCATTCACAACTTTCTGTTTGAAATTTGCGGATGTTCGGCATCGTGGACTTCTAAAAATTTTATTTCCGGGTGTATTGAGGAAATAAAAATCAAAGCTGATAACTCAAAAGTAATTTGTGCATTAAGCGGCGGAGTTGATTCTACTGTTGCTGCTGTTCTTGTTAAGAAGGCAATCGGTGAAAATCTTTTATGTGTTCATATCGACACAGGACTTATGAGAAAAGATGAAAGTGAGAAGATCAGTAAATTATTTAAGGAGAATCTTCATCTTAATTATCAGCATGTTGACGCATCTGAAATATTTCTCCAAAGACTGAAAGGTGTTACAGATCCAGAACAAAAAAGAAAAATAATTGGAACAACTTTTATAGATGTATTTGAATCTGAAGCAAAAAAAATATCCGGCGCTGAATATCTTGTTCAAGGGACTCTTTACCCGGATGTAATTGAATCAGTTTCGGTTAAAGGTTCTTCGGTAACAATAAAATCACATCACAATGTCGGCGGACTTCCTGAAAAGATGAACCTGAAACTAATTGAGCCGTTCAGAGAATTATTTAAAGATGAAGTACGAGCAGTCGGCAGGGAACTAAACATACCGGAAGAATTTATAGAAAGACATCCGTTCCCCGGTCCCGGACTTGCAGTTAGAATTCTCAGTGATATAACAAAAGCGAAACTTGATATACTCAGAGACGCAGATGATATTTTCATAAGTGAAATAAAATCTGCCGGATTGTACAACCATATATGGCAGGCATTCGCCGTGCTGCTTCCTGTCCAGACGGTCGGTGTGATGGGCGATCTGCGTACTTATGAAAATGTGCTGGCACTCCGCGCAGTTACTTCTGTTGATGGAATGACTGCTGATTGGTTCAGGTTTGATAGTGAATTTCTTGCGGACGTTTCAAATAAAATTATTAACAGGGTAAGGGGAATTAACCGTGTTGTGTACGATATAAGTTCCAAACCTCCGGCTACAATTGAGTGGGAATAG
- a CDS encoding acetyl-CoA carboxylase biotin carboxyl carrier protein produces the protein MDLNLLKKLIRLVDTSNITDLEVEENGLRVKIAKKTRSYAQGSQPHIVMAPAHQPADVIEQKASSEAKQTSEEKPSNTHEIRSPIVGTFYRAPAPDADAYVQVGDMVSAGSVLCIVEAMKLMNEIESDIGGKIIRILVENGKPVEYNQPLFLIEKS, from the coding sequence ATGGATTTAAACCTTCTTAAAAAATTAATCAGGCTTGTTGATACCTCAAACATTACTGATCTTGAAGTAGAGGAAAATGGTTTAAGGGTAAAGATTGCTAAAAAAACAAGATCATACGCTCAAGGCTCGCAGCCGCATATTGTAATGGCTCCTGCTCATCAACCAGCAGATGTAATTGAACAAAAAGCATCTTCAGAAGCGAAGCAGACGTCAGAAGAAAAACCATCTAACACTCATGAAATAAGATCACCAATTGTAGGAACATTTTACAGGGCTCCTGCACCCGATGCTGACGCTTATGTTCAGGTCGGCGATATGGTGTCTGCGGGTTCTGTATTGTGTATTGTAGAAGCAATGAAACTGATGAACGAAATTGAATCGGACATTGGCGGAAAAATAATCAGGATACTCGTAGAGAACGGAAAACCTGTGGAATATAATCAGCCACTGTTCCTTATTGAAAAATCCTGA